The following are encoded together in the Drosophila biarmipes strain raj3 chromosome 3L, RU_DBia_V1.1, whole genome shotgun sequence genome:
- the LOC108034638 gene encoding uncharacterized protein LOC108034638, with the protein MSHPNECALDRHFAFQLRNLRSYSKEHPVSQEDFDISQRWMSHFQEAKGSDKFARNCMMMLMYAQLQEIGRLSKPFTEMENMTRSMDDLLNEYNGTAAQEQPPVVGDVQDADTNASSYGGGSIRSSQDGAAEEPLSSPEFQSIKQANQDLLKEIDSLHSRTVETVRQYRSRHQMLEDKMAEKVLGGKPELGQGSIYLSCRAALELLKDWPGDTVRLNFLATCLEPFLRTELITSVQIAELDLNLEDILNSMVIQACSRRDDNVRMLYEHILRHDKDGLKEKEGKLRRLHESLREERQRLRLLSEDLRRREDFIWRHQAIATLAVTGLPPEELGSPSISKCELCHRGKSLRAGPVDPTYRMGKLEKDQAAGDLQKLSDALSDLSVDKW; encoded by the coding sequence ATGAGCCATCCTAACGAGTGCGCCCTGGATCGCCACTTTGCCTTCCAGCTGCGCAACTTGCGATCGTACTCGAAGGAGCACCCAGTCAGCCAGGAGGACTTCGACATCAGCCAGCGCTGGATGAGTCACTTCCAGGAGGCCAAGGGATCTGATAAGTTTGCCCGGAACTGCATGATGATGTTGATGTACGCCCAGTTGCAGGAGATTGGCCGCTTGAGTAAGCCCTTCACCGAAATGGAGAACATGACCCGCTCCATGGATGATCTGCTGAACGAGTACAATGGGACGGCGGCGCAGGAGCAGCCGCCGGTGGTGGGAGATGTCCAGGATGCGGACACAAATGCCTCAAGCTATGGTGGTGGGAGTATTCGCTCTTCTCAGGACGGGGCCGCGGAGGAGCCACTTTCCTCACCCGAATTCCAGAGCATCAAACAGGCCAACCAGGATCTCCTCAAGGAGATCGACTCGCTGCACAGCCGCACGGTGGAAACGGTGAGGCAGTACAGGAGCAGGCACCAAATGCTGGAGGACAAGATGGCCGAGAAGGTCCTTGGGGGCAAGCCGGAGCTCGGTCAGGGGAGCATCTATCTGTCCTGCAGGGCGGCCTTGGAACTGCTAAAGGATTGGCCGGGCGATACTGTCCGTCTCAACTTCCTGGCCACCTGCCTGGAGCCCTTCCTCCGCACGGAACTCATTACCAGTGTACAGATCGCGGAGCTAGATCTCAATTTGGAGGACATTTTGAACAGCATGGTGATACAGGCCTGCTCGCGAAGGGACGACAATGTCCGGATGCTTTATGAGCACATATTGAGGCACGACAAGGACGGCCTCAAGGAGAAGGAGGGGAAGCTGCGCCGGCTGCACGAATCCTTGAGGGAGGAGCGTCAGAGGCTCCGGCTACTTTCCGAGGATCTGAGACGGCGGGAGGACTTCATTTGGAGGCACCAGGCCATCGCCACGCTGGCGGTTACAGGACTTCCTCCCGAGGAGCTGGGCAGTCCCAGCATCTCAAAGTGCGAGCTGTGTCACAGGGGGAAGTCCCTCAGAGCTGGGCCAGTAGATCCAACATACAGGATGGGCAAGTTGGAAAAGGACCAAGCCGCCGGGGATCTGCAAAAGCTTTCCGATGCACTCAGCGATCTGTCCGTGGACAAATGGTAG
- the LOC108034693 gene encoding vitelline membrane protein Vm26Ab gives MKFFAVCFFAVVAVAAAKPGIVAPLAAAPLAYTAPAVVGSAAYVAPYASSYTANTVAHSAAFPAAYTAAYTAPIAAAYTAPVAAAYTAPVARFAAPYAAAYTSPLAYSSPYVASPYVATAAAPLLLKK, from the exons ATGAAATTC TTCGCCGTCTGCTTCTTCGCTGTTGTGGCCGTGGCTGCCGCCAAGCCTGGTATTGTGGCTCCTCTGGCCGCCGCTCCCCTGGCCTATACCGCTCCCGCTGTGGTGGGCAGTGCCGCCTACGTGGCCCCCTACGCCTCCAGCTACACCGCCAACACGGTGGCCCACAGCGCCGCCTTCCCAGCTGCTTACACCGCCGCCTACACCGCCCCCATTGCCGCCGCCTATACCGCACCAGTTGCTGCCGCCTATACCGCTCCAGTGGCCCGCTTCGCCGCCCCCTACGCCGCCGCCTACACCTCCCCCCTGGCCTACAGCTCGCCCTACGTGGCCAGCCCCTATGTGGCCACCGCTGCCGCCCCTCTGCTGCTGAAGAAGTGA
- the LOC108034702 gene encoding uncharacterized protein LOC108034702: MDLENHYCISQRNGTISITTRSFIDEAHKSSLEEGAGELYLTCIPKSCSAEKVAQVAGELGEIYALRFKIDFSGYSRGFAYLQYVSTPLKEAALKYLPRRFRQMNLPIVVMASENNRELVLKRVQSLRPWQVYQEMRKIYPFTILRVYEHRPTDEFIYIFRYRNNDTAACAHHSIRNTIRRFGARARISWLCRGHFLSGEEFNVHCCRKIQDCWLSNAVRENCCCAI, translated from the exons ATGGATCTTGAGAACCATTATTGCATAAGTCAGAGAAATGGCACTATTTCCATAACTACACGTAGCTTTATTGACGAAGCCCACAAATCCTCCCTGGAGGAGGGAGCAGGAGAA CTCTATTTAACTTGTATACCCAAGAGCTGTAGTGCGGAAAAGGTGGCGCAGGTGGCCGGCGAACTGGGTGAGATCTACGCCCTGCGCTTCAAGATCGATTTCTCGGGGTACAGTCGTGGCTTTGCCTACCTGCAATATGTCAGTACGCCCCTCAAGGAAGCTGCACTGAAGTA TCTGCCGAGGCGATTTCGCCAGATGAACCTCCCCATCGTGGTGATGGCATCGGAGAATAACCGCGAGCTAGTGCTGAAACGGGTGCAGTCGCTCAGGCCCTGGCAAGTTTACCAGGAGATGCGCAAGATATATCCCTTCACCATCCTGCGGGTCTACGAGCACCGACCCACCGACGAGTTCATCTACATCTTCCGGTACCGCAACAATGACACTGCCGCATGTGCCCATCACAGCATAAGAAATACCATCCGAAGGTTCGGGGCGCGTGCTCGCATATCCTGGCTATGTCGAGGGCACTTCTTGAGTGGGGAGGAATTTAACGTCCATTGCTGCCGAAAGATACAGGACTGTTGGTTATCTAACGCAGTTAGAGAAAATTGTTGTTGCGCGATTTAA
- the LOC108034561 gene encoding uncharacterized protein LOC108034561: MASIEPSEELLDRHFRQQVAIYKDVDEARAFQSDRLIMARWMKVFERAPPSQKLARNSLVLLMHGHMKDFGFLKEPFTDVRNCSRNLNEILDVYKGHSCKKVFSQSNSKIGTSTKSTKNIPVTQPKEQKRIGEGKSSSSSRSVSLKKTFTHIPRSKKLEPIREVSEPSEKEPTTNSRASIVTIIETAKTRSISSQTSSSSQKTCPECVTKVERPSVKERVQVLEEGLSKDEEHPFSKSSMEKIRKYYQKWSSYSGDSASNRESEKPPSCSPTAQERLQRITNVIEQVTRRSSAVKNLKDCFEEMAERLRNTSEPEYTVPEGSKAKIPPKNIRSSQDHDSPALMARQTGGQSLPPVFFKNKPVQALLARREKLRVQCLEFYNLDGSLKDGKDMPVPPVDTKRTDLRVKGFLVGAYKALERLKRWRGKPNRLKLFQTCFRGCGLEGFGRLQALDRRFEQVALKWYRKKVVECQQNTWRRYRRNIKQKACHTQEDLRQTHHQLELREELLREGMVHLAKMRELCKTNCSGVVRPEDLRKMLGCLTNEYDKLAEGLKIVVLQKEQLFQ, translated from the coding sequence ATGGCATCGATAGAACCGAGCGAGGAGTTACTGGATCGCCATTTCAGGCAGCAGGTGGCCATCTACAAGGATGTCGACGAGGCGAGGGCCTTTCAGTCGGATCGCCTGATCATGGCCAGGTGGATGAAGGTGTTCGAGAGGGCTCCGCCCAGCCAGAAGCTGGCACGGAACAGCCTTGTGCTGCTAATGCATGGTCACATGAAGGACTTTGGTTTTCTCAAGGAGCCGTTCACGGATGTGCGGAACTGCAGCCGGAACCTGAACGAGATTTTGGACGTGTACAAAGGTCACTCATGCAAGAAGGTATTTTCCCAGAGTAACTCCAAAATCGGTACGTCTACTAAATCCACCAAAAATATTCCGGTAACTCAACCAAAGGAGCAGAAACGTATTGGGGAAGGCAAATCATCTTCTTCCTCCCGGAGCGTATCACTTAAGAAAACTTTTACCCATATTCCTCGATCTAAGAAACTGGAACCCATTAGGGAGGTTTCCGAACCCTCGGAAAAGGAACCCACCACCAACAGTAGGGCCAGCATAGTGACGATAATTGAAACGGCGAAGACTCGTTCCATTTCTTCGCAGACTAGTTCCAGTTCGCAGAAGACTTGCCCGGAATGTGTTACCAAGGTTGAAAGACCAAGTGTAAAGGAGAGAGTCCAAGTCCTAGAAGAGGGGCTTTCGAAGGACGAAGAACATCCTTTTAGTAAAAGTTCCATGGAGAAAATCCGGAAGTACTATCAAAAGTGGTCAAGTTATAGTGGCGATTCAGCTTCGAATCGAGAAAGCGAGAAACCACCATCCTGCAGTCCCACAGCCCAAGAGAGACTTCAAAGGATAACCAATGTTATAGAACAGGTAACCCGCAGATCGAGTGCTGTGAAAAACCTGAAAGACTGCTTCGAGGAAATGGCCGAACGTTTGAGGAACACTTCAGAGCCTGAATATACCGTACCTGAAGGATCCAAAGCAAAGATTCCGCCAAAAAACATTCGAAGCAGTCAGGATCATGATAGTCCTGCACTGATGGCTAGACAAACTGGTGGGCAATCGCTTCCCCCCGTATTTTTCAAGAATAAACCGGTTCAGGCTTTGCTGGCTCGCAGGGAGAAGCTACGTGTCCAGTGCTTGGAGTTCTACAACTTGGATGGCTCCTTGAAGGATGGAAAGGATATGCCTGTCCCCCCAGTAGATACCAAGCGAACTGATCTTCGAGTTAAAGGATTCTTAGTTGGAGCCTACAAGGCCTTGGAACGGCTAAAGCGCTGGCGAGGAAAACCCAATCGTTTGAAGCTGTTCCAGACCTGTTTCCGAGGATGCGGCTTGGAGGGTTTCGGGAGACTGCAGGCTTTGGACCGTAGATTCGAGCAGGTGGCCCTCAAGTGGTATCGCAAAAAGGTTGTGGAATGCCAACAGAACACCTGGCGTCGTTATCGAAGAAATATTAAGCAAAAAGCATGCCACACTCAGGAGGATCTGCGCCAGACTCACCACCAGTTGGAACTGCGGGAGGAGCTGCTGCGCGAGGGAATGGTTCACCTGGCCAAGATGCGGGAACTGTGCAAGACCAACTGCTCCGGAGTGGTCAGACCGGAAGACCTTCGCAAGATGCTCGGTTGCCTGACCAATGAGTACGACAAGCTGGCCGAAGGTCTCAAAATTGTCGTCCTCCAGAAGGAGCAACTGTTCCAGTGA
- the LOC108034689 gene encoding uncharacterized protein LOC108034689, which translates to MLVKVLMLALLAVLSQAKPQLLVTTPVSYATGAGGTWLAAAPSAYYPAYASYPAYAAYAYAPVYGAYDTYPYYPYLRR; encoded by the exons ATGTTGGTCAAGGTCTTAATG CTCGCATTGCTCGCGGTCCTGAGCCAGGCGAAGCCCCAGCTGCTGGTCACGACGCCAGTGAGTTATGCCACCGGAGCGGGGGGCACCTGGCTGGCCGCCGCCCCCTCGGCCTACTACCCCGCCTATGCCAGCTATCCGGCctacgcggcgtatgcgtatgCACCGGTTTATGGCGCATACGACACGTATCCCTACTACCCGTATCTAAGGCGCTGA
- the LOC108034752 gene encoding vitelline membrane protein Vm26Ab, translated as MKFFAVCFFAVVAVAAAKPGIVAPLAAAPLAYTAPAVVGSAAYVAPYASSYTANTVAHSAAFPAAYTAAYTAPIAAAYAAPAAYTAAYTAPVAAAYTAPIARYAAPIAAPVAAAYTAPIAAAAPVLLKK; from the exons ATGAAATTC TTCGCCGTCTGCTTCTTCGCTGTTGTGGCCGTGGCTGCCGCCAAGCCTGGTATTGTGGCTCCTCTGGCCGCCGCTCCCCTGGCCTATACCGCTCCCGCTGTGGTGGGCAGTGCCGCCTACGTGGCCCCCTACGCCTCCAGCTACACCGCCAACACGGTGGCCCACAGCGCCGCCTTCCCCGCCGCCTACACCGCCGCCTATACCGCTCCCATTGCCGCCGCCTACGCCGCCCCTGCTGCCTACACCGCTGCCTATACCGCTCCAGTGGCCGCCGCCTACACCGCCCCCATTGCCCGTTATGCCGCTCCCATCGCCGCCCCCGTGGCAGCCGCCTACACCGCCCCCATCGCCGCCGCTGCTCCCGTGCTCCTGAAGAAGTAG
- the LOC108034755 gene encoding pupal cuticle protein C1B, with amino-acid sequence MFKFAAIFFAVVAVAAAKPGIVAPLAAAPLAYTAPAVVGSAAYVAPYASSYTANTVAHSAAFPAAYTAAYTAPIAAAPIAAPLAAAAYTAPYTRFAAPYAAAYTSPLAYSAPYVARPYVAAAAAPLLLKK; translated from the exons ATGTTCAAATTC GCTGCTATCTTCTTCGCTgttgtggctgtggctgcCGCCAAGCCTGGTATTGTGGCTCCTCTGGCCGCCGCTCCCCTGGCCTATACCGCTCCCGCTGTGGTGGGCAGTGCCGCCTACGTGGCCCCCTACGCCTCCAGCTACACCGCCAACACGGTGGCCCACAGCGCGGCCTTCCCCGCCGCCTACACCGCCGCCTATACCGCTCCCATTGCTGCCGCCCCCATCGCTGCTCCCCTGGCCGCCGCCGCGTACACCGCTCCCTACACCCGCTTTGCCGCCCCCTACGCCGCCGCCTACACCTCTCCCCTGGCCTACAGCGCCCCCTACGTGGCCCGCCCCTAcgtggccgccgccgccgcccctcTGCTGCTGAAGAAGTAA
- the LOC108034749 gene encoding eukaryotic translation initiation factor 4E1 produces MVYTGFESNGLQNAGETEWVPYGEPNDWEQSLAVYDGVDLMSGDEQEMPSLNRLMSLIDYDLAMKHPLERTWTLWHWENDRTKSWTEMLSDVTSFNTVEDFFSVYYFVKPPSDLKIFNDYMVFKEGVRPMWEDDVNKEGGRWIMLLDKASRGFIDKLWHDLLLCMIGECFQFSEEICGVVINVRNKANKLSLWTKDSRNSKAILSIGTQMKELLQLGDLELQYQVHKDAMVQHGPNVHSIYKL; encoded by the exons atggTGTACACCGGCTTTGAAAGCAACGGATTGCAAAATGCTGGGGAAACTG AATGGGTGCCTTATGGCGAACCCAACGACTGGGAACAGAGTCTGGCCGTTTATGATGGTGTCGATCTAATGAGCGGCGATGAGCAGGAGATGCCCTCCTTAAACCGGTTGATGAGCCTCATCGACTACGACCTGGCCATGAAGCACCCACTGGAGCGCACTTGGACTCTTTGGCACTGGGAGAACGATCGCACTAAGAGCTGGACCGAAATGCTCAGCGATGTGACCAGTTTCAATACTGTGGAGGACTTCTTCAG TGTGTACTACTTCGTCAAGCCGCCATCGGATCTGAAGATCTTTAACGACTATATGGTCTTTAAGGAAGGTGTACG TCCCATGTGGGAGGATGATGTTAACAAGGAGGGCGGTCGTTGGATTATGCTCTTAGACAAGGCCTCCAGGGGCTTTATAGATAAGTTGTGGCACGACTTG CTTTTGTGCATGATTGGGGAGTGCTTCCAGTTTTCGGAGGAGATATGTGGAGTGGTCATCAACGTCCGCAATAAGGCTAATAAGTTGT CCCTTTGGACCAAGGATTCGCGGAACTCCAAAGCCATCCTGTCCATTGGCACTCAGATgaaggagctgctgcagcttgGGGACCTGGAGCTCCAGTACCAGGTGCACAAGGACGCCATGGTGCAGCACGGACCCAACGTGCACTCCATATACAAATTGTAG
- the LOC108034757 gene encoding uncharacterized protein LOC108034757, protein MTRYNFMSVMEDLAVEFTVSKERHQRFIHDSRMISLAIQQQLHSDGAVFQDYLGQLHKTAAHVNNLSLDMPLNFDIFLPIRLPVAVVPSYDKDRRSVRFTRANYRHPFFFGNALNAKSMNLLLKRELQVAISRLKSVTSSCTKRVYDLKYSVLSFNRVPFVHQVVAMERYCNRQRFIRFDFVLAVEFDGAELPLPPYFGAFIGHRWIAYGMLTLEGDPNRAEWAILVPKLQDSSPGDCLIALNCMIMLFRLMSAQQCHCFALPASVKFAFVMAAEERGLDFQRMSIADLTVTTLFHQVFGTMYQAVARNTRGDEATRSSRLMAIRKQQLRARGIYAMMADAVLRNSIASEFVNAFFWHIHISPPPDCFYQSLVEVRNTDAPLKRKRSTS, encoded by the exons ATGACGCGATACAACTTTATGAGTGTCATGGAGGATCTGGCTGTGGAGTTTACCGTGAGCAAGGAGCGTCACCAACGCTTCATCCACGACTCGCGCATGATATCTTTGGCCATTCAGCAGCAGTTGCACAGTGATGGTGCGGTTTTTCAAGACTACTTGGGGCAGCTCCACAAAACGG CCGCACATGTGAATAACTTGAGCCTGGACATGCCTCTTAACTTCGACATCTTCCTGCCCATCCGCCTGCCGGTCGCAGTGGTGCCCAGCTACGATAAGGATCGCCGCAGTGTGCGATTCACCAGGGCCAACTATCGCCACCCATTCTTCTTCGGCAATGCGCTGAATGCGAAGAGCATGAATCTCCTCCTCAAGCGTGAGCTCCAGGTGGCCATATCCAGACTTAAGAGTGTGACCTCCTCCTGCACCAAGAGAGTGTACGATCTCAAGTACTCGGTGCTGAGCTTCAACCGGGTGCCCTTCGTCCACCAAGTGGTGGCCATGGAGCGCTACTGCAACCGGCAGCGTTTCATCCGCTTCGACTTTGTCCTGGCCGTGGAATTCGATGGCGCCGAGTTGCCTCTGCCGCCGTACTTCGGCGCATTTATTGGTCATCGTTGGATTGCCTATGGAATGCTGACCCTCGAAGGCGATCCCAATCGGGCGGAGTGGGCCATTCTGGTGCCCAAGCTGCAGGACTCGTCGCCGGGCGACTGCCTCATCGCCCTCAACTGCATGATAATGCTGTTCCGCCTGATGAGCGCCCAGCAGTGCCACTGCTTCGCCCTGCCCGCCTCCGTCAAGTTCGCCTTCGTCATGGCCGCCGAGGAGAGGGGTCTGGACTTCCAGCGCATGAGCATCGCCGACTTGACAGTCACG ACCCTTTTCCACCAGGTTTTCGGGACCATGTACCAGGCTGTGGCCAGGAACACCCGGGGCGACGAGGCCACCCGGAGCAGCCGCCTGATGGCCATCCGGAAGCAGCAGCTGCGCGCCAGAGGCATCTACGCCATGATGGCGGATGCAGTGCTCCGCAACTCGATCGCCAGCGAGTTCGTCAACGCCTTCTTCTGGCACATCCACATCTCGCCGCCCCCCGACTGCTTCTACCAGTCCCTGGTCGAGGTAAGGAACACCGATGCCCCCTTGAAGAGGAAGCGGAGCACCTCTTGA